One part of the Musa acuminata AAA Group cultivar baxijiao chromosome BXJ1-5, Cavendish_Baxijiao_AAA, whole genome shotgun sequence genome encodes these proteins:
- the LOC103985924 gene encoding zinc finger protein ZAT4-like produces MAMVMDQQQPEQQQQQPQTYKHYCRICKKGFGCGRALGGHMRAHGIIDNAMGGQAYADGDASGCGGSDWDDKLNGSTDAGTKRMYALRTNPNRLKSCRICENCGKEFLSWKSFLEHGKCSSDEEGDESLLPSPRSEGEDDLVGQKGCAGWSKGKRSRRKVVLSEEEDLANCLVMLSAARVEPVTVTETEESCASASKEDDHRRQQAFTIGPATDTAKAPAFASPPLPSAPRGTFECKACKKVFSSHQALGGHRASHKKVKGCFAAKLDALDEAPPDEEVITHDKCSSEMVASMSMAIVPFENTTGPLAVAPLKKKSKVHECSICHRVFTSGQALGGHKRCHWITSNSPDPGLKLHPMPDHTNLHRQLTLRSMFEASSSEPLDLNMPAPVDDIARTRRDIGSSLRLEMPAAIYLRSWIDRGNTTSKHRATSSSDKNNENTNVHSKDNNTEMSSFNVDDESDRKVKLAKLSELKDVNMGGESSPWLQVGIGSSATEGSEA; encoded by the coding sequence atgGCTATGGTGATGGACCAGCAACAAccagaacagcagcagcagcagccacagACCTACAAGCACTACTGCCGGATCTGCAAAAAGGGCTTCGGCTGCGGTCGTGCCCTCGGCGGCCACATGCGCGCCCATGGGATCATCGACAACGCGATGGGCGGCCAGGCCTACGCCGACGGTGACGCCTCCGGCTGCGGCGGCTCGGATTGGGACGACAAGCTGAACGGCTCCACGGACGCCGGCACCAAGCGGATGTACGCGCTTCGCACCAATCCCAACCGCCTCAAGAGCTGCCGCATCTGCGAGAACTGCGGCAAGGAGTTCCTGTCGTGGAAGTCCTTCCTAGAGCACGGCAAGTGCAGCTCCGATGAGGAGGGCGACGAGTCGCTGCTCCCGTCGCCGAGGTCCGAGGGGGAGGACGATCTCGTCGGCCAGAAGGGATGCGCCGGTTGGTCCAAGGGTAAGCGGTCTCGGCGGAAGGTGGTCTTGAGCGAAGAGGAAGACCTCGCGAACTGCTTGGTGATGCTGTCCGCTGCCCGGGTCGAACCGGTGACCGTCACCGAGACCGAGGAGTCGTGCGCGTCCGCGAGCAAGGAGGATGATCACCGGCGGCAGCAAGCGTTCACGATTGGGCCGGCGACGGACACGGCTAAGGCTCCTGCGTTTGCATCACCACCTCTGCCGAGCGCTCCCAGGGGAACGTTCGAGTGCAAGGCCTGCAAGAAGGTGTTCAGCTCGCACCAAGCACTGGGTGGCCACAGGGCCAGCCACAAGAAGGTGAAAGGGTGTTTCGCCGCCAAGCTCGACGCCCTCGACGAGGCCCCGCCCGACGAAGAGGTCATCACTCACGATAAGTGCAGCAGCGAAATGGTCGCGTCGATGTCCATGGCGATCGTGCCGTTTGAGAACACGACTGGTCCCTTGGCCGTCGCCCCTCTCAAGAAGAAGTCCAAGGTGCACGAGTGCTCGATATGCCACCGCGTGTTCACGTCGGGGCAGGCATTGGGCGGGCACAAGCGGTGCCACTGGATCACGTCGAACTCGCCGGACCCCGGCCTGAAGCTCCACCCCATGCCCGACCACACTAACCTCCATCGCCAGCTAACGCTTAGATCAATGTTCGAGGCTTCCAGCTCGGAGCCGCTCGATCTCAATATGCCTGCGCCCGTCGACGACATTGCCAGGACCAGGAGGGATATTGGGAGTTCACTGCGGCTCGAAATGCCTGCAGCGATCTACTTACGCTCATGGATCGATCGTGGCAACACGACGAGCAAACACAGAGCCACCAGCAGCAGCGACAAGAACAATGAGAACACAAACGTTCACAGCAAGGACAACAACACTGAGATGTCTAGCTTCAATGTCGATGACGAATCGGACAGGAAGGTGAAGCTAGCAAAGTTGAGTGAGCTCAAGGACGTCAACATGGGAGGGGAGAGCTCTCCTTGGTTGCAGGTGGGAATTGGTTCGTCGGCCACCGAGGGCAGTGAGGCATGA